The following are encoded together in the bacterium genome:
- the egtD gene encoding L-histidine N(alpha)-methyltransferase, protein MSLHHVPQTRETKSDFEYIDLNPPEAAWWQEAIAGMQRRPKSVAPKFFYDQVGSWLFERITRLPEYYLTRAETSLLQSKAAEIAGALGSDCELVEFGCGNSAKIFYLLAALERPRGYLAIDISREPLLELCAKVAAAHPGLPVQGLRADFSDFLKLPKMKGRYERKAIFFPGSSIGNFDPEEAVKFLAHARETAGLGGSLLIGVDLKKDREILEPAYDDAQGVTAMFNKNLLARLNRECGANFKLEAFRHRAFYNEAAGRIEMHLESLLGQTIRIFDETLHFEPGETIHTENSYKYRVQEFQDLATRAGWTPERVWLDGAKLFSVHLLRGNT, encoded by the coding sequence ATGAGCCTGCATCACGTTCCCCAGACCCGCGAAACCAAGTCCGATTTCGAATACATCGACCTCAATCCGCCGGAGGCGGCTTGGTGGCAGGAAGCGATCGCCGGCATGCAGCGCCGGCCCAAGAGCGTGGCGCCCAAGTTCTTCTACGATCAAGTCGGCTCTTGGCTCTTCGAGCGCATCACTCGATTGCCGGAGTATTATTTGACCCGAGCCGAGACTTCGCTGCTCCAGAGCAAGGCCGCGGAGATCGCCGGGGCCCTGGGCAGCGACTGCGAGCTGGTCGAATTCGGCTGCGGCAACTCGGCCAAAATCTTCTACCTGCTGGCGGCCCTCGAACGGCCTCGGGGCTACCTGGCCATCGACATCAGCCGCGAGCCCCTGCTCGAGCTCTGCGCCAAGGTCGCCGCGGCCCATCCCGGCCTGCCGGTGCAAGGCCTGCGGGCCGACTTCAGCGACTTCTTGAAATTACCGAAGATGAAGGGCCGCTATGAACGTAAGGCCATCTTCTTCCCCGGCTCCTCGATCGGCAACTTCGATCCCGAGGAGGCGGTGAAATTCCTGGCCCACGCCCGGGAAACCGCCGGCCTCGGCGGCAGCCTCCTGATCGGCGTCGACTTGAAGAAGGACCGGGAAATCCTGGAGCCGGCCTACGACGACGCCCAGGGCGTCACCGCGATGTTCAACAAGAATCTGCTGGCCCGGCTCAACCGCGAGTGCGGCGCCAACTTCAAGCTCGAGGCCTTCCGCCACCGGGCCTTCTATAATGAAGCGGCCGGCCGAATCGAGATGCATCTCGAAAGCCTCCTGGGTCAGACCATCCGAATTTTCGACGAGACGCTGCACTTCGAGCCCGGCGAGACCATCCATACCGAAAACTCTTACAAGTACCGGGTCCAAGAGTTCCAAGACTTGGCCACCCGGGCCGGCTGGACGCCCGAACGGGTTTGGCTCGACGGGGCCAAGCTGTTCAGCGTGCATTTGTTGCGGGGAAATACGTGA
- the egtB gene encoding ergothioneine biosynthesis protein EgtB, which yields MQAEGCPQEAPGLQRRFREIRRTTLELCEPLEPDDYGIQSMPDVSPPKWHLAHSTWFFETFLLLPHLRDYRPYSPHFAYLFNSYYKSLGSHQPRPERGLLARPTLREVLQYRSYVDDCMEKLFEKSAKTFETKLRFPLTLGCHHEQQHQELLLMDVLHNFFSNPLRPVYREPPDRPSNPAPGLKWKEYPEGLREIGFAGDGFAYDNEGPRHRVFLEAFGLASRPVTQGEFLEFIGDGGYSRPELWLSDGWDRVQAEAWRAPLYWEKVGGAWHTMSLGGRIPLELAAPVSHLSYYEAEAYARWAGKRLPTEAEWEVAAQDRAIEGNFLESGNLRPTASPAGENPAALFGDVWEWTASAYRPYPGFKPMAGNFAEYNGKFMVNQMVLRGGSCLTPRSHIRASYRNFFPPSARWACSGLRLAEDL from the coding sequence ATACAAGCCGAAGGATGCCCTCAAGAGGCACCGGGCCTTCAGCGGCGGTTCCGCGAGATTCGCCGGACCACTCTCGAGCTCTGCGAGCCGCTGGAACCGGACGATTACGGCATCCAGTCGATGCCCGACGTCAGCCCGCCCAAGTGGCACCTGGCCCACAGCACCTGGTTTTTCGAGACCTTCCTCCTCCTGCCCCATTTAAGAGATTATCGGCCCTACTCCCCCCACTTCGCCTATCTCTTCAATTCCTACTATAAATCGCTGGGCAGCCATCAGCCGCGGCCGGAGCGGGGCCTGCTCGCCCGTCCGACCTTGCGCGAAGTTTTGCAATATCGAAGCTACGTCGACGATTGTATGGAGAAGCTCTTCGAAAAAAGCGCCAAGACTTTCGAGACCAAGCTTCGCTTTCCCCTCACCCTGGGCTGTCATCATGAACAGCAGCACCAAGAGCTGCTCTTGATGGATGTCTTGCATAACTTTTTCTCCAATCCGCTGCGGCCGGTCTACCGCGAGCCGCCGGACCGGCCTTCGAACCCCGCCCCGGGCCTGAAATGGAAGGAATACCCCGAAGGCCTGCGCGAGATCGGCTTCGCCGGCGATGGCTTTGCTTACGACAACGAGGGGCCCCGCCACCGAGTTTTTCTCGAAGCCTTCGGCCTGGCCTCCCGGCCGGTGACCCAAGGCGAGTTCCTCGAATTCATCGGCGACGGCGGCTACTCCCGGCCCGAGCTCTGGCTCTCCGACGGCTGGGACCGGGTCCAAGCCGAGGCTTGGCGGGCCCCGCTCTATTGGGAAAAAGTCGGCGGCGCTTGGCACACGATGAGCCTGGGCGGCCGGATTCCGCTGGAGCTGGCCGCGCCGGTGTCCCACCTCAGCTATTACGAAGCCGAAGCCTACGCTCGTTGGGCCGGCAAACGGCTTCCGACCGAGGCCGAATGGGAAGTCGCGGCGCAAGACCGGGCGATCGAGGGAAATTTCTTGGAAAGCGGGAATCTGCGGCCAACGGCTTCGCCGGCCGGCGAAAATCCGGCCGCGCTCTTCGGCGACGTCTGGGAATGGACCGCCAGCGCTTACCGGCCCTACCCCGGCTTCAAACCGATGGCCGGGAACTTCGCCGAATACAACGGCAAATTCATGGTCAACCAAATGGTCCTGCGCGGCGGCTCCTGCCTGACGCCGCGGAGCCACATCCGAGCTTCCTATCGCAACTTCTTTCCACCTTCGGCCCGCTGGGCTTGCAGCGGGCTGCGGCTGGCGGAGGATCTATGA